The region ACCCGGATCAAGCCGGATATCCCGGTGATCCTTACCGATACCGGTTATCTGTTCCCGGAAACCTATCAGTTTATCGATCAACTGGTCGACAAGCTCAAGTTGAACCTGCAGGTGTTCCGTGCCGAGCAGTCGCCCGCCTGGCAGGAGGCGCGCTATGGCAAGCTGTGGGAGCAGGGCGTAGAAGGTATCGAGAAATACAACCAGATCAACAAGGTTGAACCAATGAACCGTGCGCTGGAGACCCTCGGCGGGCAGACCTGGTTCGCCGGCCTGCGCCGCGAGCAATCCGGCAGCCGCGCCAACTTGCCGGTGCTGGCGGTGCAACGTGGCGTATTCAAAATCCTGCCGATTATCGACTGGGATAACCGCAAGATTTATCAGTACCTGACCGATCACGGCCTGAGTTACCACCCGCTATGGGAGCAAGGCTATCTGTCGGTCGGGGATACCCACACCACGCAGAAATGGGAGCCGGGCATGAGCGAAGAAGAAACCCGTTTCTTCGGCCTCAAGCGCGAGTGCGGTCTGCACGAAGGTTAAGTGTGCTGCTGATTCGTTCCAGGCCCGGCAAAATTTGTCGGGCCTTGTTATTTCTGTTGGGCATTACTTTTTCTGCGCTTTAACCGGGTGCGCCTGTGCCAGTTCTTTGATTAGCGGCAGCAGAATCTGCACGCTCTCGCGGCTGCGTTTGTCGATCCGGCCCGGCAGATAACGCTCCAGATACTGCAGGTTGTCGTACTGCGGGCGGTGCCAGGTCATGCCTTGCGGGAAATGGGGGCTGACGGCGCGCTGCTGGTAGCCGTCTTTATCACCCAGCGACCAGTTGGTGGCTTCGACCGAAAGCACCGGAATACCTGCGCTATCAAACACCTCTTGATCTGAGCAACAGCCGGTGCCTTTCGGCCATTGTTTGCCGCCAGGATTAGCGGCGGCGGCGATGCCGTAACGGTGGGCGATATCCAGTGCACGATCGCGGCTCTGTTTGGCTATCTTCTTCGGCGTATTGCGGCCGGCATTGAAGTACAGGCGATCGCCGGTCACCAGGCTGTCGAGGTTAATCACCAGCACGGTATTGTGTTTTTCTTCCGCGCTCATGCGCTGCAGGTAGTTTTGCGCGCCCAGAGAGCCGATCTCCTCGGCGCTGGTGGCGACAAAACGCAGGCCGT is a window of Serratia plymuthica DNA encoding:
- a CDS encoding phosphoadenylyl-sulfate reductase; the encoded protein is MAEFDLAALNALPKSGQALKLGAVNGQLEALSAEQRVEWALEHLPGEFVLSSSFGIQAAVCLHLVTRIKPDIPVILTDTGYLFPETYQFIDQLVDKLKLNLQVFRAEQSPAWQEARYGKLWEQGVEGIEKYNQINKVEPMNRALETLGGQTWFAGLRREQSGSRANLPVLAVQRGVFKILPIIDWDNRKIYQYLTDHGLSYHPLWEQGYLSVGDTHTTQKWEPGMSEEETRFFGLKRECGLHEG
- a CDS encoding aminopeptidase, whose translation is MFSRVYLKTSLLMAALGAVFSVSAAIPSVKEAPVGKFAAEQIRHIATYFPGRMAGSPAELLTADYLKQQFGKMGYQSDIRSFNTRYLYTSKDGKKNWNNVTASSVIAAKNGSSPKQILIVAHFDTYTPQSDADLDNNLGGLTLQGVDDNASGVGVMLELAERLKHIPTAYGLRFVATSAEEIGSLGAQNYLQRMSAEEKHNTVLVINLDSLVTGDRLYFNAGRNTPKKIAKQSRDRALDIAHRYGIAAAANPGGKQWPKGTGCCSDQEVFDSAGIPVLSVEATNWSLGDKDGYQQRAVSPHFPQGMTWHRPQYDNLQYLERYLPGRIDKRSRESVQILLPLIKELAQAHPVKAQKK